Proteins encoded by one window of Geobacter sp. DSM 9736:
- a CDS encoding GGDEF domain-containing protein, translated as MKRNLREGIQMGAEPYAESAARPAFQQQDQDEWEVADIADLKQQLNEAVFLGRFMGAISATLDPGDICAIASRWLYDYVPYLRIVFALSPKLLSQPLIYSPGVGKDKSIDPTLPASEDQWVAEYFKGLASLSMICSADGEIRCRRHALQLPEELGSLIIYFDEGSSASFSASFLTNLRENFSHALKNALEHSKLKELAMRDGLTGLFNRRAFDEMLDIEARRGELMPVSLLMIDLDDFKQINDTYGHQAGDQVLARFGKILRDNCRGSDLVARYGGEEFAVMLPTTTSSIAFMIAKRLRTKLSETTFVFNDRLVRLTASIGIAYAADAAKPSSDLVRRADQALYRAKKSGKNRTCVYAAKSVELVKKPAPTKLRYAQLQPEFQVRE; from the coding sequence ATGAAACGCAACTTAAGGGAGGGGATACAGATGGGAGCCGAACCTTACGCAGAATCGGCCGCCAGACCAGCTTTTCAACAGCAGGATCAGGATGAATGGGAAGTTGCCGATATCGCCGACCTTAAGCAGCAACTGAACGAAGCCGTATTTCTCGGCCGATTCATGGGAGCGATCAGTGCCACCCTGGATCCCGGTGATATATGCGCAATAGCATCAAGGTGGCTCTACGATTACGTTCCATACCTGCGGATCGTCTTCGCCCTCTCTCCGAAACTGCTCTCCCAGCCGCTGATATATTCTCCCGGAGTAGGCAAAGATAAATCCATCGACCCAACTCTCCCTGCATCTGAAGATCAATGGGTCGCGGAGTACTTCAAAGGCCTCGCGAGCCTCAGCATGATCTGTTCCGCGGACGGGGAAATCCGGTGTCGCCGCCACGCGCTACAGCTGCCGGAAGAACTAGGCTCACTAATAATCTATTTCGACGAAGGAAGCAGCGCAAGCTTCTCTGCCAGTTTCCTCACGAACCTGCGTGAAAACTTTTCCCACGCATTGAAAAACGCCCTTGAACATAGCAAACTCAAGGAACTTGCAATGCGCGACGGGCTGACAGGTCTTTTCAATCGCAGAGCTTTCGACGAGATGCTGGATATCGAAGCAAGACGAGGAGAGTTGATGCCCGTTTCGCTTCTTATGATCGATCTGGACGATTTCAAACAGATAAACGACACCTACGGCCACCAGGCCGGTGATCAGGTGCTTGCACGCTTCGGCAAGATCCTCCGGGACAACTGCCGCGGCTCGGATCTCGTAGCACGGTATGGGGGAGAGGAATTTGCGGTTATGTTGCCTACGACCACCTCTTCCATAGCTTTCATGATCGCGAAACGGCTGCGGACAAAACTTTCTGAAACCACCTTCGTCTTCAACGACAGACTTGTGCGTCTGACTGCAAGTATAGGCATAGCGTACGCTGCAGATGCAGCGAAGCCGTCCAGCGACCTCGTCCGCCGTGCCGACCAGGCGCTTTACCGTGCGAAAAAAAGCGGTAAGAACCGGACGTGCGTCTACGCAGCGAAATCGGTGGAACTGGTCAAGAAGCCGGCTCCGACGAAGCTACGGTATGCCCAGCTACAGCCTGAGTTTCAAGTAAGGGAGTAA
- a CDS encoding type IV toxin-antitoxin system AbiEi family antitoxin has product MYLGLVDSLAAEGRSCFTYQEFLKLSGSSEVAVKSALHRLLKKGEIAMPYRGFYVILLPMHRSVGCVPPAQFIPDLMEHLGEVYYAGLLSAAEYHGAAHQRPQIFQVMVAKVRRPITCGNIRVQFVYRKNAAAIPTEFRNTTAGTIKVSTPEATALDVVGYVSHCAGLDNVATILIELAECIDPKRLVEVAELSPVSYAQRLGYLLELLGEKDKVVQLAEYVRKKCPVPTALLPRLSIKGAAKDRQWQVYINTTIEPDI; this is encoded by the coding sequence ATGTATCTTGGTCTGGTCGATAGTTTAGCAGCGGAGGGCCGCTCTTGTTTCACCTATCAGGAGTTCCTCAAGCTGTCCGGTTCTTCTGAGGTTGCGGTCAAATCTGCCCTGCATCGCCTGCTGAAAAAGGGCGAAATAGCAATGCCGTACCGCGGCTTCTACGTAATTCTTCTCCCGATGCACCGAAGCGTAGGTTGTGTGCCACCAGCCCAGTTTATCCCAGATCTCATGGAGCATTTGGGAGAGGTCTATTATGCCGGTCTCTTGAGTGCAGCAGAATATCATGGGGCGGCACATCAGCGGCCGCAGATCTTTCAAGTTATGGTGGCAAAGGTCCGCAGGCCGATAACCTGTGGCAATATCAGGGTTCAGTTTGTTTATCGGAAAAATGCAGCAGCAATCCCCACTGAGTTTCGTAACACCACTGCCGGTACGATAAAAGTATCAACGCCCGAGGCAACCGCTCTCGACGTGGTCGGTTATGTTAGCCATTGCGCCGGCCTGGATAATGTTGCAACCATTTTGATCGAGCTGGCTGAATGCATCGATCCCAAGCGCCTTGTCGAAGTTGCCGAACTATCCCCAGTGTCATATGCACAGAGGCTTGGCTACCTGCTGGAGCTGCTTGGCGAAAAGGACAAGGTCGTTCAGCTTGCTGAATATGTTCGGAAGAAGTGCCCGGTGCCAACTGCGCTACTACCAAGACTAAGCATCAAGGGGGCGGCAAAAGATAGGCAATGGCAGGTTTACATAAATACAACGATCGAACCAGATATTTGA